Proteins from a single region of Anser cygnoides isolate HZ-2024a breed goose chromosome 18, Taihu_goose_T2T_genome, whole genome shotgun sequence:
- the DHRS11 gene encoding dehydrogenase/reductase SDR family member 11: MERWAGRVALVTGASVGIGAAVARALVQHGMKVVGCARSVDKIEKLAAECQSAGYPGTLIPYKCDLSNEEEILSMFSAIKTLHQGVDVCINNAGLARPEPLLSGRTEGWRTMIDVNVMAVSICTREAYQSMKERNIDDGHIININSMNGHSVVPQSVVHFYSATKYAVTALTEGLRQELREAKTHIRATCISPGLVETGFAFKLHDNDPERAAATYESIRCLKAEDMANAVIYVLSAPPHVQIGDIQMRPTEQIS; encoded by the exons ATGGAGCGCTGGGCCGGGCGCGTGGCGCTGGTCACCGGCGCCTCGGTGGGCATCGGCGCGGCCGTGGCGCGGGCGCTGGTGCAGCACGGCATGAAGGTGGTGGGCTGCGCCCGCAGCGTCGACAAGATCGAG aAATTGGCAGCTGAATGCCAGAGCGCCGGCTATCCTGGGACCCTCATCCCCTACAAGTGCGATCTCTCCAACGAAGAGGAGATCCTGTCCATGTTCTCCGCCATCAAGACCCTTCATCAGGGAGTTGACGTGTGCATCAACAACGCGGGGCTGGCTCGCCCGGAGCCCCTGCTCTCGGGGAGGACGGAGGGCTGGCGGACGATGATAGAC gTCAACGTGATGGCTGTGAGCATCTGCACCCGAGAGGCCTATCAGTCCATGAAGGAGAGGAACATCGATGACGGGCATATTATTAACATTAACAG CATGAATGGTCACAGCGTTGTGCCACAGTCGGTGGTGCATTTTTACAGCGCCACCAAGTACGCGGTTACAGCACTCACAGAGGGGCTGAGGCAAGAACTCAGAGAAGCAAAGACTCATATACGAGCTACA TGTATATCTCCAGGACTGGTAGAAACAGGATTTGCTTTTAAACTTCACGATAATGACCCCGAGAGAGCTGCTGCAACCTATGAGAGCATTCGG TGTCTCAAAGCTGAAGATATGGCTAACGCTGTCATATATGTCCTCAGTGCCCCACCTCATGTACAG ATTGGAGATATACAGATGAGGCCCACGGAGCAGATATCATAG